One Acidobacteriota bacterium genomic window carries:
- a CDS encoding Gfo/Idh/MocA family oxidoreductase — protein MNLFKTPSEAGAGLAVPAGITFITRPDRVFGANDRVRVGVCGIRGQGFTHVEEYSRLVHAEVAAVCDVDENIIAGRLSDMDKLALPRPKTYIDARKLMEDKSIDAISIAAPNHWHSLLAIWGCQAGKDVYVEKPCSHNWWDGHQLVKAAQKYNRIVQHGTNSRSDEAIIEEVQKLRGGLIGEVYLARGLCYNWRDTIGHTPVEPVPAGVHYDLWTGPAPLHDFTRNHFHYNWHWFWDYGNGDIGNQGIHQMDVARWGLGVGFPNKVSAIGGHFMFHDDQETPNTLNSVFEFEMPDGKRKMLEFEVRHWITNHEASIGTPGFGVEIPGFIGPPREEPHQQRGPFGTVGNIFYGSKGYMASDNESFASYRSWLGPAHEPGPSAARSGNNWANFIDCVRSRKKEDLNAPIEEGHISCTLVHLANASYRLGRTLNFDPVKQEVIGDEEANHILRGHYREPFVVREEV, from the coding sequence ATGAACTTATTCAAAACGCCTTCCGAAGCCGGCGCGGGACTTGCAGTTCCCGCCGGGATTACTTTTATTACGAGACCGGACAGGGTTTTCGGCGCCAATGACCGTGTGCGGGTTGGGGTTTGCGGCATCCGCGGACAAGGGTTCACACACGTTGAAGAATACTCGCGCCTGGTGCACGCCGAGGTTGCTGCTGTTTGCGACGTAGATGAAAACATTATTGCCGGCCGCCTGTCCGACATGGACAAATTGGCCCTGCCGCGGCCGAAGACTTATATCGACGCGCGAAAACTGATGGAAGACAAGTCGATTGACGCCATCTCGATTGCCGCTCCCAACCACTGGCACTCTCTGCTTGCCATCTGGGGCTGCCAGGCGGGAAAGGACGTTTACGTTGAAAAGCCGTGCTCCCACAACTGGTGGGACGGCCACCAGCTCGTGAAAGCCGCGCAGAAGTACAACCGGATTGTCCAGCACGGCACCAATTCGCGTTCGGACGAGGCGATCATTGAAGAGGTCCAGAAGCTCCGTGGCGGCCTGATTGGCGAGGTCTATCTGGCCCGCGGCCTCTGCTACAACTGGCGCGACACCATTGGACACACTCCCGTCGAGCCGGTCCCTGCAGGCGTCCATTACGATCTGTGGACGGGCCCGGCGCCGCTCCATGATTTTACGCGCAACCATTTTCATTACAACTGGCATTGGTTCTGGGATTACGGGAACGGGGACATTGGCAACCAGGGAATCCATCAGATGGATGTTGCCCGCTGGGGGCTGGGAGTCGGATTTCCGAACAAAGTGTCAGCCATCGGCGGACATTTCATGTTCCATGACGACCAGGAAACTCCCAACACCCTGAATTCCGTTTTTGAATTCGAGATGCCGGACGGGAAGCGCAAAATGCTGGAATTTGAGGTGCGCCACTGGATCACCAACCACGAGGCATCTATCGGCACGCCCGGGTTTGGCGTGGAAATACCGGGCTTTATCGGCCCGCCAAGAGAGGAGCCCCACCAGCAGCGCGGCCCCTTCGGCACAGTGGGTAACATCTTCTACGGATCCAAAGGGTACATGGCGTCGGACAATGAGAGTTTTGCTTCTTACAGGTCGTGGCTGGGCCCTGCGCATGAGCCCGGCCCGAGCGCCGCACGCAGCGGGAACAACTGGGCCAATTTCATAGATTGTGTCCGCAGCCGCAAAAAGGAAGACCTGAATGCGCCGATCGAGGAGGGACATATCTCCTGCACGCTGGTCCATCTGGCAAACGCTTCCTACCGCCTGGGCCGCACTCTGAATTTTGATCCTGTAAAGCAGGAAG
- the nifS gene encoding cysteine desulfurase NifS, which produces MRRVYLDNNATTPVAPEVFEAMKPYFLNDYGNASSIHWYGQRARAAVEESREQLARLLNARPSEIVFTSGGTESDNQSLFGIVRASKREAKHLITTTIEHSAVLHTAKELEKRGVRVTYVPVGSGGVVDPADVERAVRPDTILISVMHANNEIGTIQPLEEIGRIARERDVYFHTDAVQSVGKIPVDVERLGVDLLSLSAHKLHGPKGVGVLYVRKGTILRQLIYGGHHERDRRPGTENVPGIVGLGKAAELAGTRLVEEMKRVSALRDRLEAGILSSVPLATVSGDTSRRLPTTSNISFDYIEGEGFVIAMDLRGVACSTGAACSSGSIEPSHVLTAIGRKPEQARSSIRFSLGQFTTPEDIDYTLEVLPRVVEQLRSLSPHYNKDAISVVTSGA; this is translated from the coding sequence ATGCGAAGAGTTTACCTGGACAACAACGCGACCACCCCCGTTGCGCCTGAGGTTTTTGAGGCGATGAAGCCGTATTTTCTGAATGATTACGGCAACGCTTCCTCCATCCACTGGTACGGGCAGCGCGCCAGGGCCGCCGTCGAAGAAAGCCGCGAGCAGCTTGCCCGCCTGCTGAATGCCAGGCCGAGCGAAATTGTGTTTACCAGCGGCGGAACAGAGTCCGACAATCAGTCTCTTTTCGGCATAGTGAGGGCCTCGAAGCGTGAAGCGAAGCACCTCATCACCACTACGATCGAACACTCCGCCGTCCTGCACACGGCGAAGGAGTTGGAAAAGCGCGGAGTCCGCGTTACCTATGTTCCCGTTGGGTCGGGCGGAGTGGTCGATCCGGCTGACGTGGAAAGGGCCGTCAGGCCAGACACTATTTTGATTTCCGTGATGCACGCCAATAACGAGATTGGAACCATCCAGCCGCTTGAAGAGATCGGCCGCATCGCCCGCGAGCGCGATGTTTATTTCCATACGGACGCGGTGCAGTCGGTCGGAAAAATTCCCGTGGACGTTGAACGTCTGGGCGTCGATCTGCTTTCGCTTTCCGCGCACAAGCTGCACGGTCCAAAGGGCGTTGGAGTGCTCTACGTTCGCAAGGGAACCATCCTCCGGCAGTTGATATACGGCGGCCACCATGAGCGCGACCGGCGACCCGGCACGGAAAACGTTCCCGGGATAGTTGGCCTGGGCAAAGCCGCCGAGCTCGCCGGCACGCGCCTTGTGGAAGAGATGAAGCGCGTTAGCGCGCTGCGCGACCGGCTCGAGGCGGGAATCCTTTCCAGCGTTCCGCTGGCAACGGTTTCGGGCGACACTTCAAGGCGGCTGCCTACCACCAGCAATATCAGCTTCGATTACATCGAGGGCGAGGGTTTTGTGATCGCTATGGACCTGAGAGGCGTGGCGTGTTCCACCGGAGCGGCGTGCTCTTCGGGCTCCATCGAGCCTTCTCACGTGCTCACCGCTATCGGCCGGAAGCCGGAGCAAGCGCGCTCGAGCATTCGCTTCAGCCTCGGACAGTTCACAACGCCCGAAGACATTGATTACACCCTGGAAGTGCTGCCGCGCGTGGTGGAACAACTTCGTTCGCTTTCTCCGCATTACAACAAGGATGCCATAAGTGTCGTGACCTCTGGGGCATAA
- a CDS encoding serine/threonine protein kinase: MGEVGPFCGRAARDPVLTAGEKLGIYEIVSLLGSGGMGEVYRARDTKLQRDVALKILPESMARDAQRMARFEREAQVLASLNHPNIAAIYGLEESNGVRALVMELVDGETLEERLRRPQPPAHPAARDTLSPQAGRGENLKDLASSTSGSGRPARPGEGLPLAIDEALPVAKQIAEALEYAHERGVIHRDLKPANVKITPEGMAKVLDFGLAKVMEAQDATATMDMANSPTLSAMATQAGMILGTAAYMSPEQAKGQRVDRRADIWAFGCVLYEMLSGRRAFEGETISDVLAAVIRAEPVWNVIPKTTPPSVGNLVRRCLVKDPKQRLRDIGEARITIEETISGAGAPPVMAHEQAYPERSERDAHAVTADHRSLLKRERLIWALATTALLVAAIVSVVAYRRLARVPAPAIVAEIPSPKGGQFRFQGDAGGPPALSPDGRSLAFVATDPSGKDMLWVRPLDSPSPQMLAGTEGAQSLFWSADSRSIGFFADGKIRAVPATGGTVMSLADSEVATSGSWN; this comes from the coding sequence ATGGGTGAGGTCGGGCCGTTCTGCGGGCGTGCAGCGAGGGACCCGGTGCTGACAGCCGGAGAAAAACTCGGCATCTATGAAATCGTTTCACTGCTCGGTTCGGGTGGTATGGGTGAGGTGTACCGTGCCCGCGACACCAAGCTGCAGCGTGATGTGGCCCTGAAAATCCTGCCGGAATCGATGGCCCGTGACGCCCAGCGCATGGCGCGCTTTGAGCGCGAAGCACAGGTGCTGGCCTCGCTGAATCATCCCAACATTGCTGCCATTTATGGGCTGGAAGAATCGAACGGCGTCCGCGCGCTGGTGATGGAGCTTGTCGATGGCGAGACGCTGGAGGAGCGATTGCGGCGCCCGCAGCCCCCCGCGCATCCCGCGGCGCGGGACACCCTCTCCCCGCAAGCGGGGCGAGGGGAAAACCTTAAGGATTTGGCGTCCTCTACCTCTGGGAGTGGGAGGCCTGCAAGGCCGGGTGAGGGTTTGCCGTTGGCGATTGATGAAGCGCTGCCCGTTGCCAAACAAATCGCCGAGGCATTGGAATACGCGCACGAGCGCGGCGTGATCCATCGCGACCTGAAACCCGCGAACGTGAAGATCACGCCTGAAGGCATGGCCAAGGTGCTGGATTTTGGTTTGGCCAAGGTGATGGAGGCGCAGGACGCAACAGCCACGATGGACATGGCCAACTCGCCGACGTTGAGCGCCATGGCGACGCAGGCAGGGATGATTCTGGGGACGGCGGCGTACATGAGTCCGGAGCAGGCGAAGGGGCAGCGGGTAGACCGGCGAGCCGATATCTGGGCGTTCGGATGCGTGCTCTACGAGATGCTTTCGGGGCGGAGGGCATTCGAGGGCGAAACAATATCAGATGTTCTTGCTGCAGTTATTCGCGCAGAACCAGTGTGGAACGTAATTCCGAAAACAACACCGCCATCGGTTGGCAACCTCGTCCGCCGCTGCCTGGTGAAAGATCCGAAGCAGCGACTGCGCGACATTGGCGAGGCGCGCATCACAATAGAAGAAACCATAAGTGGCGCGGGCGCCCCGCCCGTGATGGCCCATGAGCAGGCCTACCCTGAGCGAAGCGAACGGGATGCCCATGCCGTAACGGCCGATCACAGATCGTTGCTGAAACGAGAACGCCTTATTTGGGCATTAGCAACAACAGCCTTATTGGTGGCTGCAATCGTTTCTGTGGTTGCATATCGCCGCCTGGCGCGTGTTCCGGCCCCTGCAATCGTTGCGGAAATCCCCTCCCCGAAGGGCGGGCAGTTCAGGTTTCAGGGCGATGCGGGTGGCCCGCCAGCGCTCTCTCCGGACGGACGTTCCCTGGCGTTTGTCGCGACGGATCCGAGCGGGAAAGACATGCTTTGGGTGCGGCCTCTAGACTCACCCTCCCCTCAGATGCTGGCCGGGACAGAAGGGGCACAATCACTATTTTGGTCGGCCGACAGCCGCTCCATCGGGTTCTTTGCCGACGGCAAAATAAGAGCTGTCCCTGCGACAGGGGGGACCGTTATGTCGCTTGCTGACTCCGAGGTTGCCACTAGCGGAAGCTGGAACTAG
- the mnmA gene encoding tRNA 2-thiouridine(34) synthase MnmA translates to MTIAVAMSGGVDSSVAAALLAENNPNADPNGPPSVVGMTMQLWNQRRLPALLGSEEAEPGRASGRCCSLDDVYDARRVASFLGLPYYVVNLEDRFEQGVVRPFVESYLAGETPIPCSLCNTEIKFAEFIATARKVGADKIATGHYARVEKDPDSGRYRLLAGRDPSKDQSYFLFGLTQQQLERTLFPLGDFTKEEVRSMARERKLPVAEKPDSQEICFVPTGNYRRFIDAYLSEQGMKIEDTAGEMVTTDGRVLGRHEGLGNYTVGQRKGLGISTGNPLYVIGLDRANNRVVVGANDELLKSRLVVREINWVRPASEGDSFEARVKIRNKHFPAAARVEARAGGEAVVEFASPQRAITPGQAAVFYDGDEVVGGGWISSVAG, encoded by the coding sequence ATGACAATTGCAGTAGCCATGAGCGGCGGCGTGGACAGTTCCGTGGCCGCGGCGCTGCTGGCTGAAAACAATCCGAACGCTGATCCCAACGGTCCGCCCTCCGTGGTCGGCATGACCATGCAGTTGTGGAACCAGCGGCGGTTGCCCGCTTTGCTGGGCTCTGAGGAAGCCGAGCCAGGCCGCGCCAGCGGACGCTGCTGCTCGCTCGACGACGTGTATGACGCGCGCCGCGTGGCCAGCTTTCTGGGGCTTCCCTATTACGTGGTCAACCTGGAGGACCGCTTTGAGCAGGGCGTGGTGCGCCCCTTCGTGGAAAGCTACCTGGCGGGTGAAACTCCCATTCCCTGCAGCCTGTGCAACACTGAAATCAAGTTTGCAGAATTCATTGCAACCGCCCGCAAGGTGGGTGCTGACAAAATCGCCACCGGGCATTACGCGCGCGTCGAGAAGGACCCGGATTCCGGCCGCTACCGCTTGCTTGCCGGCCGCGATCCCTCCAAGGACCAGTCGTATTTCCTCTTTGGGCTCACGCAGCAGCAGCTTGAGCGGACTTTGTTTCCGCTTGGCGATTTCACCAAGGAAGAAGTCCGCTCCATGGCACGCGAAAGGAAGCTCCCTGTGGCCGAAAAGCCTGACAGCCAGGAAATCTGCTTTGTCCCAACGGGCAATTACCGCCGGTTTATAGATGCCTATTTGAGCGAGCAGGGAATGAAGATTGAGGACACCGCAGGCGAGATGGTCACCACTGACGGCCGCGTTCTTGGCCGCCACGAGGGCCTGGGAAATTACACCGTGGGCCAGCGCAAGGGATTGGGCATCTCCACCGGAAATCCCCTCTACGTCATCGGGCTTGACCGTGCGAACAACCGCGTGGTCGTGGGCGCAAACGATGAACTGTTGAAGAGTCGCCTGGTGGTGCGCGAAATCAATTGGGTCCGTCCGGCGAGCGAGGGCGATTCCTTTGAAGCGCGAGTCAAGATCCGCAACAAGCACTTCCCTGCAGCCGCCCGCGTCGAAGCTCGCGCCGGCGGCGAGGCCGTTGTCGAGTTCGCCAGCCCGCAGCGCGCCATCACGCCCGGCCAGGCCGCCGTCTTTTACGACGGCGACGAAGTTGTTGGAGGCGGATGGATCAGCAGCGTCGCCGGCTGA
- a CDS encoding glycosyltransferase, with product MSLKPRARRAPKGVLHSHQATRSVPAVAIFARAVAPGKAKTRLIPALGPGGAARFHGALVSDVLAKVAGLKGRAARYLFAAGGDLPEGMVPRAFERRRQRGRGLGQRLSQAFHELLRGHSRAVIIGTDSPTLAPAMLRLALEELRATDAVLGPCPDGGYYLIGLRRTVPGLFNGLRLGTEFAFGDTISSLVAHGLSCSVLGPCPDIDRPQDLAALKKFLRKNSAARRLAPCTWQFLSKW from the coding sequence CCGCGCGCGAGGCGAGCGCCGAAAGGCGTGCTTCACTCGCATCAAGCAACGCGCTCCGTGCCTGCCGTGGCCATCTTTGCCCGTGCGGTTGCCCCCGGAAAGGCCAAGACCAGGCTGATTCCCGCGCTCGGCCCGGGCGGAGCAGCCAGGTTTCACGGCGCGCTGGTTTCCGATGTGCTCGCCAAAGTTGCAGGGCTTAAGGGCAGGGCAGCGCGTTATCTTTTTGCGGCTGGGGGCGACCTGCCAGAGGGGATGGTTCCGCGCGCTTTCGAGCGCCGCCGGCAGCGGGGCCGTGGCCTGGGGCAGCGCCTCAGCCAGGCGTTCCATGAACTTCTTCGCGGGCATTCGCGAGCGGTGATTATCGGCACGGACTCGCCAACTCTTGCCCCCGCAATGCTGCGGCTCGCGCTCGAAGAGTTGCGCGCCACGGACGCAGTGCTCGGCCCGTGCCCCGACGGCGGCTATTACCTCATCGGATTGCGGCGCACCGTCCCCGGCCTTTTCAATGGTCTGCGCCTCGGAACGGAATTTGCTTTTGGCGACACGATCTCGAGCCTCGTCGCGCATGGGCTTTCCTGCTCCGTGCTTGGACCCTGCCCGGACATCGACCGTCCGCAGGACTTGGCCGCGCTGAAAAAGTTTCTGCGCAAAAATTCCGCCGCCCGCCGCCTCGCGCCCTGCACCTGGCAGTTTTTGTCGAAGTGGTAG
- a CDS encoding DUF1156 domain-containing protein, protein MSIERNFDVPFVAAMALREKQIQQNYRPLIAVHKWFARRPGTLFRALTLAEFLDNPVTETYFGAHDFAGKSIADPFMGGGTPVIEANRLGCDVHGFDINPMSTWIVCEEIRHIDISAYKRAAAQIVIDLRKERVARTSAVEVRGFSGDRRS, encoded by the coding sequence ATGAGCATCGAAAGGAATTTTGACGTACCATTCGTTGCAGCGATGGCACTGCGCGAAAAACAAATTCAACAAAACTATCGACCTCTCATTGCTGTCCACAAGTGGTTTGCCCGCAGGCCAGGGACGCTTTTTCGAGCCCTGACCCTCGCAGAATTCTTGGACAATCCGGTAACGGAAACATATTTCGGCGCGCACGACTTCGCCGGAAAATCCATTGCTGATCCTTTCATGGGCGGAGGAACTCCGGTCATCGAGGCTAACCGCCTGGGTTGTGACGTTCACGGCTTTGACATCAATCCGATGTCCACGTGGATAGTTTGTGAGGAAATCCGCCACATTGACATCTCTGCATACAAACGCGCCGCCGCTCAGATTGTAATTGACCTCCGGAAGGAGCGGGTAGCGCGGACCTCCGCGGTTGAGGTCCGCGGTTTTTCTGGTGATCGCCGCTCGTAG